The Microbacterium horticulturae genome has a window encoding:
- the manD gene encoding D-mannonate dehydratase ManD translates to MIIDKAEVVVTSPDRNFVTLKLTTDDGLTGLGDATLNGRELAVVAYLTEHVVPLLIGRDAHRIEDTWQFLYRSAYWRRGPVTMAAIAAVDVALWDIKAKAAGMPLYQLLGGASRTGLLAYGHASGKTLPELFDSIRSYQAQGYRAIRVQTGVPGLKSIYGIASNATFEANKGVRYDYEPAQRGAWPSEEDWDTRSYLRHVPTVFEAVRNEFGPELPLLHDGHHRMTPIQAAQLGKSLEPFDLFWLEDCTPAENQEALRLVRQHTTTPLAIGEIFNTVWDYQQIIREQLIDYVRSAVTHTGGITHLKKVLDYASQYQIKSGMHGPTDISPVGMAAAMHLGLSIHNFGIQEYMKHGEKTNQVFEQSFTWENGMLHPGDKPGLGVELNTDEAGKYPYEQAYLPYNRLADGTVHDW, encoded by the coding sequence ATGATCATCGACAAGGCCGAGGTTGTCGTCACGAGCCCCGACCGCAACTTCGTCACGCTGAAGCTCACGACCGACGACGGGCTGACCGGCCTGGGGGACGCGACGCTCAACGGTCGCGAACTGGCGGTCGTCGCATATCTGACCGAGCACGTCGTACCGCTGCTGATCGGCCGTGACGCGCATCGCATCGAAGACACGTGGCAGTTCCTGTACCGGTCGGCGTACTGGCGCCGGGGTCCCGTGACGATGGCGGCGATCGCCGCGGTAGACGTCGCTCTGTGGGACATCAAGGCGAAGGCCGCCGGCATGCCGCTGTATCAGCTGCTTGGGGGAGCGTCGCGCACCGGACTGCTCGCATACGGGCACGCGTCAGGCAAGACACTGCCCGAGTTGTTCGATTCGATTCGCTCGTATCAGGCGCAGGGATATCGGGCGATCCGCGTACAGACCGGGGTGCCGGGCCTGAAGTCGATCTACGGCATCGCGTCGAACGCGACGTTCGAGGCCAACAAAGGCGTGCGGTACGACTACGAGCCTGCTCAACGCGGTGCGTGGCCGAGCGAGGAGGACTGGGACACGCGCTCGTACCTGCGGCACGTGCCGACGGTGTTCGAGGCGGTGCGAAACGAGTTCGGTCCGGAGCTGCCCCTGCTGCACGACGGTCACCACCGGATGACGCCGATCCAGGCTGCACAGTTGGGCAAGTCGCTTGAGCCGTTCGACCTGTTCTGGCTTGAGGACTGCACGCCGGCCGAGAACCAGGAGGCGCTGCGGCTGGTGCGTCAGCACACCACGACCCCGTTGGCGATCGGCGAGATCTTCAACACGGTGTGGGACTACCAGCAGATCATTCGTGAGCAGCTGATCGACTATGTGCGCAGCGCGGTCACGCACACGGGCGGCATCACCCATCTGAAGAAGGTGCTCGATTATGCGTCGCAGTATCAGATCAAGTCGGGAATGCACGGTCCGACCGACATATCGCCCGTCGGCATGGCCGCCGCTATGCACCTGGGGCTGTCGATCCACAACTTCGGTATCCAGGAGTACATGAAGCATGGCGAGAAGACGAACCAGGTGTTCGAGCAGTCGTTCACGTGGGAGAACGGGATGCTGCACCCCGGTGACAAACCCGGGCTGGGGGTGGAACTGAACACCGACGAGGCGGGCAAGTACCCTTACGAACAGGCATATCTGCCGTACAACCGACTCGCCGACGGGACAGTGCATGACTGGTGA
- a CDS encoding gluconokinase, translated as MTGDALPPLIVMGVSASGKSSVGSALAAHLGIPFVDADDLHPQANVDKMAAGIPLTDDDRWPWLDAGASRLAAGPVVIACSALKRAYRDRLRTAVPATVFVHLAGDRDVLEERIADREGHFMPASLLQSQLDTLEDLDRDEMGFALDFARPVDELVDAAVERIGEGATGDR; from the coding sequence ATGACTGGTGACGCCCTACCGCCCCTCATCGTGATGGGTGTGTCGGCATCGGGCAAGAGCTCGGTCGGTTCAGCACTTGCCGCACATTTGGGCATCCCGTTCGTGGACGCCGACGATCTGCACCCGCAGGCGAACGTCGACAAGATGGCCGCCGGCATCCCGTTGACTGACGACGATCGGTGGCCGTGGCTGGATGCCGGAGCCAGCCGACTCGCTGCGGGGCCGGTCGTGATCGCCTGCTCAGCACTCAAACGCGCCTACCGCGACCGGCTGCGTACGGCGGTGCCCGCGACCGTGTTCGTGCACCTCGCTGGCGACCGCGACGTGCTCGAAGAGCGCATCGCCGACCGCGAGGGTCACTTCATGCCGGCGAGCTTGCTTCAGTCGCAGCTCGACACCCTGGAAGACCTCGATCGCGACGAGATGGGCTTCGCGCTCGACTTTGCCCGGCCGGTGGACGAGCTGGTCGACGCGGCGGTCGAGCGCATCGGCGAGGGAGCGACCGGCGACCGATGA
- a CDS encoding LacI family DNA-binding transcriptional regulator → MTVQMSEDDPAEAILARVHARGGAPTIYDIAELAGVNPSTVSRALGKPGRISAATAAKVRAAAERLDFRVNPMARALQTGKTKMIGLVLADITNPVVFGIVRGAEHAAAEAGYTLVIAESQESGENEAEAIERLLPSVDALVLATTRLAASAITGIAEHKPVILMNRAVDGIRSVLPDVEAGIIELLDHLAGLGHRSVAFLAGPDSSWISARRWSTILAAAVARDMAIVEIGPNAPTIAGGRAALPRVRAAQVSAVIAYNDLMAIGLMQEAASVGIPIPDRLSVTGFDDIFGSELISPPLTTVGADLAAAGRQAVERLLDPEDAQPAPLPTQLIVRGSTGPAPRA, encoded by the coding sequence ATGACCGTGCAGATGTCGGAAGACGACCCGGCCGAGGCGATCCTCGCGCGCGTTCACGCGCGCGGGGGCGCACCGACCATCTACGACATCGCCGAGCTCGCGGGTGTCAACCCCTCCACCGTCTCGCGTGCGCTCGGCAAGCCGGGACGGATCAGCGCCGCGACCGCTGCGAAGGTGAGAGCGGCGGCCGAGCGGCTCGACTTCCGTGTCAACCCGATGGCGCGCGCCCTGCAGACCGGCAAGACGAAGATGATAGGGCTCGTGCTGGCCGACATCACGAACCCCGTCGTGTTCGGCATCGTGCGTGGCGCCGAACATGCGGCTGCCGAAGCCGGCTACACCCTTGTCATCGCCGAGTCGCAGGAATCCGGCGAGAACGAGGCCGAGGCAATCGAACGGCTGCTGCCCAGCGTCGATGCGCTCGTGCTGGCCACCACGCGCCTGGCCGCCTCGGCGATCACAGGCATCGCCGAGCACAAGCCAGTGATCCTCATGAACCGCGCGGTCGACGGCATCCGCAGCGTGCTGCCCGATGTCGAAGCGGGAATCATCGAACTGCTCGATCACTTGGCAGGCCTCGGCCATCGCTCGGTGGCGTTCCTCGCGGGGCCCGACTCGTCCTGGATCAGCGCGCGCCGCTGGTCGACGATCCTGGCGGCCGCCGTGGCGCGCGACATGGCGATCGTCGAGATCGGCCCGAACGCGCCCACCATCGCCGGCGGGCGTGCGGCGCTGCCCCGGGTGCGTGCGGCGCAGGTGAGCGCGGTGATCGCGTACAACGACCTGATGGCGATCGGGCTCATGCAAGAGGCCGCGAGCGTCGGCATCCCGATCCCCGACCGTCTGAGCGTGACGGGCTTCGACGACATCTTCGGCAGTGAGCTGATCAGTCCGCCGTTGACCACCGTCGGCGCCGACCTCGCCGCAGCCGGTCGGCAGGCGGTCGAGCGGCTGCTTGATCCCGAGGACGCCCAACCTGCCCCCCTGCCGACGCAGCTCATCGTGCGCGGTTCGACCGGGCCCGCGCCGCGCGCCTGA